From the Paenibacillus sp. FSL H8-0548 genome, one window contains:
- a CDS encoding ATP-binding protein → MMRGILRFGTRTILLHIAAAVVIGLVAGFAVVSAPDAPKFQSEEGILNLKQLHVSNQPVKLQGEWEFYWQELLSPKDIQIRSTRDGNNDRWINIPSSWLGYRLDGQQLNGTGFATFRVVIELSEQDRNERLALRLPTIFHSYKLWVNGELLAEVGVVGQDESGVTPHLSSKLVFFQPENNSVELVMQVANFHHKRGGITKYIELGGSDVLTVRTNLKIAAEMFITASLLVIGVYHLLLFVLRRKDRAPLYFGMFTLLSGIRSLLVGELLLTQLWPAFPWGLQFKIEYLILCSIGYITTRYFDSIFPNYVTRWFHLGTRIVTGAFCIVVVVTPALLYTKMLLMIGVMVVLHMVYLMVGLVKAAVWRMEGALIFLLVSVVGLVTVVNDFLYYNEWSLIGNTSPLGLLVFTIAQIILLSSRFTRAASNEERIARELQDANNKLTEMNMNLERTVQERTQALSAAHDDLRTSYDRLLHSEQGRKKLLAYITHDLRMPLSSMLGYVEAVQDRVKPERDEQYLKYIRDNTIRINRMIEELSFLSHLETGQVSYRMEPVHVIHFLRGFFEQYELVVRDAGLNFTLDIGDAEDQRPNSPVVEMDAQRLEQALFNLVSNAMKFTSSGGLVRIALAVEQVNHTHYAIISVQDSGTGIPPDQLEQIFHRNYKYDRPGVENGVEGSGLGLAICREIVQAHGGTVRAESDGKTGSIFYVSLPCIVNEGR, encoded by the coding sequence ATGATGAGGGGTATTCTCCGATTCGGTACTCGTACGATCTTACTTCATATAGCTGCTGCCGTTGTTATTGGATTGGTTGCAGGCTTTGCCGTCGTCTCTGCACCGGACGCCCCTAAGTTCCAAAGTGAAGAGGGCATTCTGAATTTAAAGCAGCTTCATGTCAGCAATCAGCCGGTAAAGTTACAAGGGGAATGGGAATTCTACTGGCAAGAGCTGCTGTCGCCTAAGGACATACAGATTCGTTCTACAAGGGACGGGAATAATGACCGCTGGATCAACATCCCAAGCTCCTGGCTGGGCTATCGGTTAGATGGTCAGCAGTTGAACGGTACAGGTTTTGCAACCTTTCGGGTGGTCATTGAGCTTAGCGAGCAGGATCGAAATGAGCGGCTTGCTCTGCGGCTGCCTACCATCTTTCATTCGTATAAATTATGGGTGAATGGCGAGCTGCTGGCAGAAGTCGGCGTGGTTGGTCAGGACGAGAGTGGCGTGACACCGCATCTGTCATCGAAGCTGGTGTTCTTCCAGCCTGAAAACAACTCAGTAGAGTTGGTTATGCAAGTAGCCAACTTCCATCATAAGCGAGGCGGAATCACCAAGTATATAGAGCTTGGCGGCAGTGATGTGTTAACAGTTAGGACAAATCTGAAAATCGCTGCTGAAATGTTTATCACCGCAAGCCTGCTGGTAATTGGCGTGTATCACCTGCTGTTGTTCGTACTGCGACGCAAAGATAGGGCTCCATTGTATTTTGGTATGTTCACCTTGTTGTCCGGTATCCGATCCTTGCTAGTCGGCGAGCTCTTGCTCACACAATTGTGGCCAGCATTTCCATGGGGATTGCAGTTCAAGATCGAGTACCTGATTCTTTGCAGCATTGGTTATATCACGACGAGGTACTTTGATAGCATTTTTCCAAATTATGTGACGCGTTGGTTTCATCTTGGCACGCGGATCGTTACCGGCGCATTCTGTATCGTTGTTGTGGTGACCCCTGCACTTCTATATACCAAAATGTTACTGATGATCGGTGTGATGGTTGTTCTGCATATGGTTTATCTGATGGTTGGGTTGGTCAAAGCGGCTGTGTGGCGTATGGAGGGAGCGCTAATCTTCCTGTTGGTGTCGGTGGTTGGTTTAGTTACTGTCGTCAACGATTTTTTATATTACAACGAATGGTCACTGATCGGTAATACATCTCCGCTTGGTCTGTTGGTGTTTACGATCGCACAGATAATTCTGCTTTCTTCGAGATTTACGAGGGCGGCATCGAACGAGGAGAGGATTGCACGTGAGCTGCAGGACGCCAACAACAAGCTGACCGAAATGAATATGAATTTGGAACGGACCGTGCAGGAGCGCACACAGGCCTTATCTGCAGCTCACGATGATCTCCGCACTTCGTATGACCGGTTACTTCACTCCGAGCAAGGGAGGAAGAAGCTCCTTGCCTATATTACGCATGATCTGCGTATGCCGCTGTCTAGCATGCTTGGTTATGTAGAAGCTGTGCAGGACAGGGTCAAGCCGGAACGCGATGAACAGTACCTGAAGTATATCCGGGATAACACGATCAGGATTAATCGCATGATCGAGGAGTTGTCCTTCTTGTCGCATTTGGAGACGGGACAAGTCTCGTACCGAATGGAGCCGGTTCATGTGATTCACTTCTTGCGTGGTTTTTTTGAACAATATGAGCTGGTTGTGCGTGACGCAGGGCTCAATTTCACGCTGGATATCGGAGATGCGGAAGATCAACGACCTAACTCGCCTGTCGTCGAGATGGATGCGCAAAGATTAGAGCAGGCGTTGTTTAATCTAGTGTCGAACGCGATGAAGTTCACCTCTAGCGGTGGGTTGGTGCGTATTGCGTTAGCTGTGGAGCAGGTGAATCATACCCACTATGCGATAATTAGTGTACAAGATTCTGGCACGGGTATTCCTCCAGATCAGCTCGAGCAAATCTTCCATCGCAATTACAAGTATGATCGACCGGGCGTGGAGAACGGAGTAGAGGGCAGCGGGCTCGGGCTGGCGATTTGCAGGGAAATCGTACAAGCGCATGGAGGGACGGTTCGAGCGGAGAGCGACGGCAAGACGGGGTCGATATTTTATGTATCGCTTCCTTGTATTGTAAATGAAGGAAGGTGA
- a CDS encoding zinc ribbon domain-containing protein — protein sequence MSRQLHYKADWYSRSIKEAPTFAPSSQACHVCGYRNADVKNLGIRRWECSTGDHKKGFHLDLVWVHFPVMMI from the coding sequence ATAAGTCGGCAGCTACACTACAAGGCCGATTGGTATAGCCGCTCGATTAAGGAAGCCCCAACCTTTGCCCCTTCGAGCCAAGCCTGTCACGTCTGTGGATACAGAAACGCAGATGTGAAGAATTTGGGCATCAGGAGATGGGAGTGTTCAACTGGCGATCACAAAAAAGGATTTCATCTCGATCTAGTGTGGGTACATTTTCCTGTAATGATGATATAG
- a CDS encoding S-layer homology domain-containing protein — MKKNLSRMLIVLLMGTFLFPTIGNAENTTELTAQQKYDALAAKGIFAGINGEAALDQNMNRAQFARVAALILGLEGIGETDTKVVTEKPFSDVELGLWYTEEIAAAKEAGIFVGNADGTFNPKGEIKVQEMAVVVGRMLELEKVEDAEVEGAAPWAAGYIQAIKDARVDFPTNYTDAATRADLVSVSFEAEPWVAAVLKENEKLVEALKKQEEERKKEEEQKNQESTPTPTPTPTPSKTPLELINAASVSSSWANVNVTTFANAGITDVTNDNVSAVKVALESGGSSKRTVLEIQAIVNAVIDDITKQAALYLINDESEKGILTNSSETQVTVTTFADAGITGVTADNVSAVKVVLESGGSSKRTVSEIQAIVNAVIDDITKQAALYLINDESEKGILTYSSETQVTVTTFADAGVQYVTSDNLFAVKYYLEISGKSYPRSTTDIQEIVDKTIEELTVQSIYEYLTPFLGFGFTKPNAELFASAGITGLTDLDEDEFDNFLSEFESTYINFPSSNGGVPMQTKQQIQDVVDFYLDYLAYNND, encoded by the coding sequence ATGAAAAAGAATCTAAGTCGAATGTTAATCGTTTTGTTGATGGGAACTTTTCTCTTCCCAACAATAGGGAATGCCGAGAACACTACTGAACTTACTGCGCAGCAAAAATATGATGCTTTAGCAGCGAAAGGAATTTTTGCCGGAATCAACGGCGAAGCTGCACTTGATCAGAATATGAATCGTGCACAATTTGCTAGAGTCGCTGCGTTAATCCTAGGTCTTGAAGGGATAGGAGAAACGGATACTAAGGTTGTAACAGAAAAGCCTTTCAGCGATGTGGAACTGGGATTATGGTATACAGAAGAGATTGCAGCTGCAAAAGAAGCTGGCATTTTTGTAGGAAACGCAGATGGAACATTTAACCCTAAAGGCGAAATTAAAGTCCAAGAGATGGCGGTAGTAGTTGGACGCATGCTTGAACTTGAAAAAGTAGAAGATGCAGAAGTAGAGGGAGCTGCACCTTGGGCTGCAGGTTATATTCAAGCTATAAAAGACGCAAGAGTTGATTTTCCAACGAATTATACAGATGCTGCTACACGCGCGGACCTTGTGTCTGTATCCTTTGAGGCAGAACCATGGGTAGCAGCGGTTCTGAAGGAAAACGAGAAGCTTGTAGAAGCGTTGAAGAAGCAGGAAGAAGAAAGGAAGAAGGAAGAAGAGCAGAAGAATCAGGAAAGCACACCAACGCCTACGCCTACGCCAACACCATCCAAGACCCCACTAGAATTGATCAATGCTGCATCAGTTTCTAGTTCATGGGCTAATGTTAATGTGACAACTTTTGCCAATGCAGGTATTACGGATGTAACGAACGACAATGTATCAGCTGTTAAAGTTGCACTCGAATCTGGTGGAAGCTCTAAGAGGACAGTTTTAGAAATTCAAGCCATCGTCAATGCAGTTATTGATGATATTACGAAGCAAGCAGCACTATATTTAATCAATGATGAATCAGAGAAAGGCATATTGACGAATTCTTCGGAGACGCAAGTTACTGTGACAACTTTTGCCGATGCGGGTATTACAGGTGTAACGGCAGACAATGTATCAGCTGTTAAAGTTGTACTCGAATCTGGTGGAAGCTCTAAGAGGACAGTTTCAGAAATTCAAGCCATCGTCAATGCGGTTATTGACGATATTACAAAGCAAGCGGCACTATATTTAATCAATGATGAATCAGAGAAAGGCATATTGACGTATTCTTCGGAGACGCAAGTTACTGTGACGACTTTTGCCGATGCGGGTGTTCAGTATGTTACATCTGATAACCTATTCGCCGTCAAATACTATTTGGAAATTAGCGGGAAGTCCTATCCGAGATCAACTACTGATATTCAAGAGATCGTTGACAAGACGATTGAAGAACTCACCGTACAGTCAATCTATGAATATTTGACTCCTTTCTTAGGTTTTGGATTTACTAAACCGAACGCAGAATTATTTGCTAGCGCTGGTATAACCGGATTGACAGATTTGGACGAAGATGAATTCGATAATTTCTTGTCTGAATTTGAATCGACCTATATTAATTTCCCAAGCAGTAATGGTGGAGTGCCTATGCAAACTAAACAACAAATCCAGGATGTTGTTGACTTTTACTTAGATTACTTAGCCTATAATAACGATTAA
- a CDS encoding flagellin, whose translation MRINHNIAALNTHRQLGANQSASGKNLEKLSSGLKINRAGDDAAGLAISEKMRAQIRGLDMASKNAQDSISLIQTAEGAMNETHSILQRMRELAVQSANDTNTTEDREKLQSEINELTSEINRIGKTTQFNNKDLLKGDFDYKAATGSSITGTTAIAGFTLTDTVEVFAGVKAEDVAAVRIEDTASILTGGVTVAGTDAMDDDWDELTIKIGTGAAKTITVDATGDLDKAITDLNGQLAGDNVAASIVNGKLVLESTAKGTTAPSISVLGGGFADKFISTNANPSSFVQGQKDALMIGAATPATSTGSTAVTAYSPTVTTNELTLSVDGSSHTVALNVPGTAYDLTDLTDQTTFLADLNAKLATKGANVIASFDTSNNLVLTGGTGVKDVSVTGGNAVTGLGLATTTDVTAGADNSAIVINGESYTLTNGAYKDLDAVITELNSKISGDGLVASVDAGKVKVASTLSTTAAVTVTGTGELAKQLGLDDVTATGHEAAVIADNSFDLTVNGKDATITFDKGTAYTQAQIKDAIATQLTAQGATDFEVAIKDNKLQITSTLTGTASGIEVEDSDALAAQLGLEGLSATGKAAENELLTFQIGSNQNQTMALSIADMRAESLGITGSGTGFSGTSNVTDGTNNEFVESSLDITTSTGAANAISVFDKAINSVSAERSKLGAVQNRLEHTINNLGTSSENLTAAESRIRDVDMAKEMMEFTKNNILSQAAQAMLAQANQQPQGVLQLLG comes from the coding sequence ATGAGAATTAACCACAACATTGCAGCACTGAACACGCACCGCCAATTGGGTGCAAACCAATCAGCATCAGGCAAGAATCTTGAGAAATTGTCTTCCGGTTTGAAAATCAACCGTGCAGGCGACGATGCAGCAGGTCTCGCAATTTCCGAGAAAATGCGCGCACAAATCCGCGGTCTAGACATGGCTTCCAAGAACGCACAAGACAGCATTTCCTTGATTCAAACTGCTGAGGGTGCAATGAACGAAACCCACAGCATCTTGCAACGTATGCGTGAATTGGCTGTTCAATCTGCCAATGACACGAATACAACGGAAGATCGTGAGAAACTTCAATCCGAAATTAATGAGCTTACTTCTGAAATCAACCGTATTGGTAAAACAACACAATTCAACAACAAAGATTTGTTGAAAGGTGATTTTGATTACAAAGCAGCAACAGGTTCATCGATTACGGGTACAACTGCTATTGCTGGATTTACACTAACTGATACTGTTGAAGTGTTTGCTGGCGTGAAAGCAGAGGATGTTGCTGCTGTTCGTATAGAAGATACAGCATCTATTTTGACTGGTGGAGTAACAGTTGCTGGCACTGATGCTATGGATGATGACTGGGATGAGCTTACGATTAAGATTGGTACAGGAGCTGCGAAAACTATTACTGTAGACGCAACAGGCGATCTTGATAAAGCTATTACTGATTTGAATGGTCAACTTGCTGGAGACAACGTGGCTGCTTCGATTGTAAACGGCAAACTTGTATTGGAATCTACAGCTAAAGGCACGACTGCACCTTCAATATCCGTACTCGGCGGCGGATTTGCGGATAAGTTCATTTCTACAAATGCGAATCCATCTAGCTTTGTTCAAGGTCAAAAGGATGCTTTGATGATCGGAGCTGCTACACCTGCAACTTCGACTGGTAGCACAGCTGTAACTGCTTACTCACCTACTGTAACTACAAATGAGCTTACACTCTCAGTCGATGGCAGTTCGCATACGGTAGCGCTCAACGTTCCAGGTACTGCGTACGACTTAACAGATCTTACTGATCAAACTACATTCCTAGCGGATCTCAATGCTAAGTTAGCAACTAAAGGTGCAAACGTTATAGCATCATTTGATACGAGCAATAACTTGGTGTTAACAGGCGGCACTGGCGTTAAGGATGTATCGGTAACTGGTGGTAATGCTGTAACTGGTCTTGGTCTGGCTACAACTACAGATGTAACAGCTGGAGCAGATAACAGTGCGATTGTGATTAACGGTGAATCCTACACACTGACCAATGGTGCTTACAAGGACCTGGATGCTGTTATAACTGAGTTGAACTCAAAAATCTCTGGTGATGGTCTTGTAGCAAGCGTTGATGCTGGCAAAGTGAAAGTGGCATCGACATTATCGACTACTGCGGCAGTAACCGTTACGGGTACTGGCGAGCTAGCTAAACAGCTAGGCTTGGATGATGTTACGGCAACGGGGCATGAAGCTGCAGTTATCGCAGACAACTCGTTTGACCTGACTGTAAATGGTAAAGATGCAACGATTACCTTCGATAAAGGTACTGCTTATACTCAAGCGCAAATTAAAGATGCAATTGCAACTCAATTAACTGCACAAGGAGCAACCGATTTTGAAGTAGCTATTAAAGATAACAAACTTCAAATCACTTCTACTCTTACAGGTACAGCATCGGGTATCGAAGTAGAAGATAGTGATGCGCTTGCTGCACAACTTGGTCTTGAAGGTCTGAGTGCAACAGGTAAAGCTGCTGAAAACGAATTACTTACTTTCCAAATCGGTTCTAATCAAAACCAAACAATGGCACTATCGATTGCTGACATGAGAGCTGAGTCACTTGGCATCACAGGTAGTGGTACAGGTTTTAGTGGCACTTCCAATGTTACTGACGGAACAAATAATGAATTTGTTGAAAGCTCCCTGGACATTACAACATCCACAGGTGCTGCTAATGCGATCAGCGTTTTCGACAAGGCAATTAACTCAGTATCCGCTGAGCGCTCCAAGCTTGGTGCTGTTCAAAACCGTCTTGAGCACACAATCAACAACTTGGGAACTTCTTCCGAGAACTTGACTGCTGCTGAATCCCGTATTCGCGATGTAGACATGGCGAAAGAAATGATGGAGTTCACAAAGAACAACATCCTTTCCCAAGCTGCACAAGCGATGCTTGCACAAGCAAACCAACAGCCGCAAGGCGTTCTTCAATTGCTTGGTTAA
- a CDS encoding carbon storage regulator, whose translation MLVLGRKPGEYVLIDNNIMVKVIRSEEGHLRLAIEAPKHISIVRGELWEENNTALRTAKKVEASAT comes from the coding sequence ATGCTCGTGTTAGGGAGAAAACCCGGAGAATATGTGCTGATCGACAACAACATTATGGTAAAGGTCATTAGGAGTGAAGAAGGCCATTTACGCTTGGCGATTGAAGCACCTAAGCATATTTCTATTGTTCGTGGAGAGTTATGGGAAGAAAACAATACAGCCCTAAGAACGGCAAAAAAGGTCGAGGCCTCTGCCACTTAA
- a CDS encoding carbon storage regulator, which produces MLVVGRKPGQYIVINEKIIIKVIKSEEGHLRLAIEAPKDISIVRGELLNQE; this is translated from the coding sequence ATGCTGGTCGTTGGAAGAAAACCCGGACAATACATAGTGATCAACGAAAAAATTATCATAAAGGTAATTAAAAGTGAAGAGGGGCACTTACGCTTGGCTATTGAAGCGCCAAAAGATATCTCTATCGTTCGCGGAGAATTGCTAAATCAAGAATAA